The DNA sequence AGGTTTGGGAATTGCAGCAGCAACCCTTACCGCCAGAAGAGCAGGTGAAAAAGATAAAGAAGGAATGGGCAGAACAGCCCAATATATCATCTTGCTGGCTCTGTTTTTTGCAGTGCTTATTGGTGGAATTTCCTGCTTTTTCGCATCAGAAATTGTTGATTTTTTGGGAATCAATGCCAGTACGGTAACTGAAGGCGTTTCTTTCTCACGACTGGTCTTCCTGAGTATCGGGCTTGTAATTCTTCGTTTATCTGTAAATGGACTCTTCAGAGGGGCTGGTGACGCCGACATAGCTATGAAATCGCTTTGGATCTGCCATATTTCCAATATCATCTTTGCAGTGATCCTTGTTTTCGGATTAGGATTTATACCTGCTTTTGGATTGATGGGATTGGCATATGCTACAGTTTTATCAAGGCTTTTAGGGGTTTTATATCAAGCCTTCGTATTGATGTCCGGAAAAACCAGCATCAGCATCAGAGTTCCTTTACAGCTTGATATTCCATTGCTGCAGAAGATTCTGAAACTCGCATTTGGAGGATTGGTTCAGTATATCATTCCAACATCCAGCTGGCTGATTATGGTGAAAATCATCTCTACTTTCGGAACAACAGCGCTGGCAGGATACATTATTGCCCAGCGTATTGCTTCGGTCGCTACAATGCCTGCCTGGGGAATAGGAAATGCGGCTGGAGTTCTTACAGGCCAGAATCTGGGTGCCGGAGAACCGGACCGTGCAGAAAAAACAGTCTGGAGAGCAGGAACCATCAACATGACTTATCTGGTAATTGTAGCCTTATTCTGGCAGATTGCTGCTGAATATGTGGTGAAATTTTTTACTACCGAACCTGAAGTTGCAAGATATGCGGTTCAATACATCCATGTGGTTTCTATGGCGTATCTGCTGTTAGGATTCACCATGGTAATCAGCCGTGCTCTGAATGCGGCCGGAAACATATTACAGGTAACGTTGTTGTACCTCGTTATGTTTTATGTGATTCAGCTTCCGCTGGCTTATCTCTTAGGAGTAAGGTTTCAGTGGGAACTGAGAGGAATATTTACCGCTATCGTTTCTTCGGAAATAGTTTTGGCTGTACTATTCCTCATGATTTTTAAAAATGGAAAATGGAAAACTATAAAAATTTAAAATGAACACTACAGAAGAATTTTATGAAATTATCGCCTCTGCCATCGCAATAAAGAAAGAATTGGTAGATGAAAAACTAACATATCAGGAAATCCCGGAATGGGATTCTATGTCTCATCTTCTGATCGTAGAAGCGCTTGAACAGTTTTATCAGATCAAATTTGATTTTAATGATATTCTGGAGATGGGAACCGTCGGCAAGATTCGTGAAAAAATGAAAAAATACGAAGTATTCGTAGAAAACTAAGCCTATGAAAATTTTAGAAAATGTAATTGCCAATAAGAACCTGGCGTTTACAGATGCTTCCATCGGTACAACAATACCGGTGGGAACACTGTACCGGTCTTTAGGCTTAAACCCCGTAGAAAAAGGCCTGCTCTTTTTGTACAATGACAATCAGCTGCCTAGCATTGAGGTGCTCCTCAATTTTTACGGAACAGCGCACACGATAGCGGTATTGGGACAGAAACTCCATGAGGAGTTCAAAGAACGTATTGAAGCGGAGTACCGCCCAAAATATATTTTTGATCCGCAGAGAGAAGCCATTGAAGGATACAGCCTGAAAGAATTCTCAGACCATATCAGAATTTTTGCAAAGGATGATTATAAAAGTGTGGTTACCATTCACCCTGACATCAAAATTCTTTTGAGTACTTCAGGAACTACAGGTGTTCCGAAACTGGTTAAGTTATCTGATGAAAGTCTTTATCAGAACGCCTTGAGTATTCTTCAGTATATGCCGATTCTGGATACTGATGTAGTTCCTTTAAACGTTCCGATCAACTTTGTGTACGGATTTTCTATTTTCACCACCAACTGT is a window from the Chryseobacterium indologenes genome containing:
- a CDS encoding MATE family efflux transporter, with the translated sequence MRKFLHILKEGAVFTYGAIAGKKVELTSGSINRSIFSLAIPMVMELVMESVFVSVNLLIIAKLGDKVLGLVGITDNYINFAYAIAVGLGIAAATLTARRAGEKDKEGMGRTAQYIILLALFFAVLIGGISCFFASEIVDFLGINASTVTEGVSFSRLVFLSIGLVILRLSVNGLFRGAGDADIAMKSLWICHISNIIFAVILVFGLGFIPAFGLMGLAYATVLSRLLGVLYQAFVLMSGKTSISIRVPLQLDIPLLQKILKLAFGGLVQYIIPTSSWLIMVKIISTFGTTALAGYIIAQRIASVATMPAWGIGNAAGVLTGQNLGAGEPDRAEKTVWRAGTINMTYLVIVALFWQIAAEYVVKFFTTEPEVARYAVQYIHVVSMAYLLLGFTMVISRALNAAGNILQVTLLYLVMFYVIQLPLAYLLGVRFQWELRGIFTAIVSSEIVLAVLFLMIFKNGKWKTIKI
- a CDS encoding acyl carrier protein, which codes for MNTTEEFYEIIASAIAIKKELVDEKLTYQEIPEWDSMSHLLIVEALEQFYQIKFDFNDILEMGTVGKIREKMKKYEVFVEN